Proteins found in one Nocardia brasiliensis ATCC 700358 genomic segment:
- a CDS encoding bifunctional phosphatase PAP2/diacylglycerol kinase family protein translates to MPHRRISINALDRRLVEHAAQIPPSPADDLLRDLSSSANHSKLWMAVAAGLFVAGGRAQRRGAVRGLVAVGLASALANGVAKPLFPRRRPPVDAVPELRRLVKPPRSSSFPSGHSASAAAFTTAVALESPATAAVLAPVAAAVAYSRVHIGVHWPSDVVVGAALGSGVALATRRWWAVRADEPASLGPAKRLEPLPAGRGLLLVVNPASGSGTGTESLDQLRERLPEAQVLEVGDGDLDAAIEDRVRRHGVTALGVLGGDGTVSALAETAVQHGLPLAVFAGGTLNHFARDIGVENPETTFTALDSGQVVLVDTARVQLDDEQDRMFVNTASLGGYPDFVRLRERWERRIGKWPAAGFAMLRVLFRAAPLHAEIDGKRSALWMLFVGNGAYHPADQIPMSRPRLHDGTMDIRYLRADLRFSRARLIWATFTGTLDRSTTYVHRRVARLDVQVDGAPVSLATDGEVNHRAKHLAFASRPAALAVFREPDEQR, encoded by the coding sequence ATGCCGCACAGACGTATTTCGATCAACGCACTGGACCGCAGGCTCGTCGAGCACGCCGCCCAGATTCCGCCGAGCCCAGCTGACGATTTGCTGCGCGATCTCAGCTCGAGCGCCAACCACAGCAAGCTCTGGATGGCCGTCGCCGCAGGGCTTTTCGTCGCGGGCGGCCGCGCGCAGCGGCGCGGCGCGGTACGCGGGCTGGTGGCGGTCGGCCTGGCCAGCGCACTGGCCAACGGCGTCGCCAAACCGCTGTTCCCGCGCCGGCGGCCGCCGGTCGACGCGGTGCCCGAGTTGCGCCGGTTGGTCAAGCCGCCGCGGTCCTCGTCCTTCCCGTCGGGTCACTCCGCTTCCGCGGCGGCCTTCACCACCGCGGTCGCACTGGAGTCGCCCGCGACCGCCGCGGTGCTCGCGCCGGTCGCCGCGGCGGTGGCGTACTCGCGCGTGCACATCGGCGTGCACTGGCCCTCCGACGTGGTGGTCGGGGCGGCGCTCGGTTCCGGTGTCGCGCTGGCCACTCGCCGCTGGTGGGCGGTGCGCGCGGACGAACCGGCCTCGCTGGGCCCGGCGAAACGGCTCGAGCCGCTGCCCGCCGGGCGGGGGCTGCTGCTGGTGGTGAACCCGGCCTCGGGCAGCGGCACCGGCACCGAATCGCTGGATCAGCTACGCGAACGGCTGCCCGAGGCGCAGGTGCTCGAGGTCGGCGACGGCGATCTGGACGCGGCGATCGAGGACCGGGTACGGCGGCACGGCGTCACCGCGCTCGGCGTGCTCGGTGGTGACGGCACCGTCTCGGCGCTCGCGGAAACCGCTGTGCAGCACGGCCTTCCGCTGGCGGTGTTCGCGGGCGGCACGCTCAACCACTTCGCTCGCGATATCGGCGTGGAGAATCCGGAGACCACGTTCACGGCACTCGACTCCGGCCAGGTCGTGCTCGTCGACACCGCGCGCGTCCAGCTGGACGACGAGCAGGACCGGATGTTCGTCAACACTGCCAGCCTCGGCGGCTACCCGGACTTCGTGCGCCTGCGGGAACGGTGGGAACGCCGGATCGGCAAATGGCCCGCGGCCGGTTTCGCGATGCTGCGCGTGCTGTTCCGCGCCGCCCCGCTGCATGCCGAGATCGATGGCAAGCGCAGCGCGCTGTGGATGCTGTTCGTCGGCAACGGCGCCTACCATCCGGCCGATCAGATCCCGATGTCGCGGCCGCGGCTGCACGACGGCACCATGGACATCCGGTATCTGCGTGCGGACCTTCGCTTTTCGCGCGCGCGCCTGATCTGGGCCACGTTCACCGGCACCCTGGACCGTTCGACCACCTACGTGCACCGCCGCGTCGCGCGGCTCGACGTGCAGGTCGACGGCGCACCGGTCTCGCTGGCCACCGACGGCGAAGTGAACCATCGGGCAAAGCATTTGGCCTTCGCCAGCCGTCCCGCCGCACTGGCGGTGTTCCGGGAACCGGACGAGCAGCGCTGA
- a CDS encoding glycosyltransferase family 39 protein: protein MTDTAARPELEPAADHRPPLATAWLTVLGALSTAVLLFATSRYDYFGDELYFLAAGRHFSFGYADQGPVLPLLARAMDTLAPGSFFVLRLPAVVLTVLAIVLTAAIAREFGGGRTAQLGAAIAYATSPFLLLQGKMLTTNAVDTALWVIITWLVVRWVRTRRDGLLLCAALVTAVDMQVKWLIPFFWLAVAVTSLVCGPRELVRRPLLWLGGAIVVLATVPTLIWQARHDWPQLAMGEVISGEQGILGGRLMFVPLAVLTAGYLGAVVLLYGVWALLRNPGLRPYRFLGWTLVLLVAIFLVIGGRIYYVAGMYGVVLAAGAVGLVELARSVGATGRRAAVAAGAALALAATIFVLWSTPWRDASAIRPPADDAEAAINIGVYGEFGWTELTDAVTGVARSLPPAERAGAVIVTDTYWQASALDQFARDELPPVYSPSRGYGYFGTPPDDATVVIAVALNEAFLRWDFEHVEPVAKVDSRIGYPGNTQNVVVWKCAGLRHPWSQVWPTLMHL from the coding sequence ATGACTGATACCGCAGCACGGCCCGAGCTCGAACCGGCCGCCGACCACCGCCCGCCGCTCGCGACGGCGTGGCTCACCGTCCTCGGCGCGCTCTCGACGGCCGTGCTGCTGTTCGCCACGAGCCGCTACGACTACTTCGGCGACGAGCTGTATTTCCTGGCGGCGGGTCGGCACTTCTCCTTCGGCTATGCCGATCAGGGGCCGGTGCTGCCGCTGCTGGCCCGGGCGATGGACACCCTCGCGCCGGGCTCGTTCTTCGTACTGCGGCTGCCTGCCGTCGTGCTCACCGTGCTGGCGATCGTGCTCACCGCGGCGATCGCGCGCGAATTCGGTGGCGGGCGAACCGCGCAGCTCGGTGCCGCGATCGCGTACGCGACCTCGCCGTTCCTGCTGCTGCAGGGCAAGATGCTGACGACCAACGCCGTGGACACGGCGCTGTGGGTGATCATCACCTGGCTGGTGGTGCGCTGGGTGCGCACCCGGCGCGACGGCCTGCTGCTGTGCGCGGCCCTGGTGACGGCGGTCGACATGCAGGTGAAGTGGTTGATCCCGTTCTTCTGGCTCGCGGTCGCGGTGACCTCGCTGGTCTGCGGGCCGCGCGAGCTGGTGCGCAGGCCGCTGCTGTGGCTCGGCGGCGCGATCGTGGTGCTGGCGACGGTGCCGACCCTGATCTGGCAGGCTCGCCACGACTGGCCGCAGCTGGCGATGGGCGAGGTGATCAGCGGCGAGCAGGGGATTCTCGGCGGCAGGCTGATGTTCGTGCCGCTCGCCGTGCTGACCGCGGGTTATCTGGGCGCGGTGGTGCTGCTCTACGGCGTGTGGGCGCTGCTGCGCAATCCCGGGTTGCGTCCGTACCGATTTCTCGGCTGGACCCTGGTGCTGCTGGTCGCGATCTTCCTGGTGATCGGCGGCCGGATCTACTACGTGGCCGGAATGTACGGCGTGGTGCTGGCCGCGGGCGCGGTCGGGTTGGTCGAGCTGGCGCGGAGTGTCGGCGCGACCGGGCGACGGGCCGCCGTCGCGGCGGGGGCCGCGCTCGCGCTCGCGGCGACGATATTCGTGCTGTGGTCGACGCCATGGCGCGACGCATCGGCGATCCGCCCGCCCGCCGACGACGCCGAGGCCGCGATCAACATCGGCGTCTACGGCGAATTCGGCTGGACCGAGCTGACCGACGCCGTCACCGGGGTGGCTCGGTCGCTACCGCCCGCGGAGCGCGCCGGCGCGGTGATCGTCACCGACACCTATTGGCAGGCAAGCGCATTGGATCAATTCGCCCGAGACGAACTGCCGCCTGTCTACAGTCCCAGCCGGGGCTACGGCTACTTCGGCACGCCGCCGGACGACGCGACGGTGGTGATCGCCGTCGCGCTCAACGAGGCCTTCCTGCGCTGGGACTTCGAGCACGTCGAGCCGGTCGCCAAGGTCGACTCGCGGATCGGCTACCCCGGCAACACCCAGAACGTCGTCGTCTGGAAGTGCGCCGGGCTGCGCCATCCGTGGTCGCAGGTGTGGCCGACGCTGATGCACCTGTAG
- a CDS encoding aspartate aminotransferase family protein, translating to MVDHVFYPWSAQAELNPVPITGASGAYFWDDQGNRYLDFCSQMVNVNIGHQHPDIVAAIVAQAQVLTTISPTMGNEVRSELARLIVERAPGDLNRILFTTGGAEAIEHAVRLARSFTGRTKMLSAYRSYHGGTGTAIGLTGEPRRWGAEPTNVDVVRFFGPYPYRSPWGTSSPEEETAAALNHLRQVIELEGPQNIAGLILETVVGTNGVLIPPPGYLAGVRALCDEFGIVYIADEVMVGFGRIGEWFAVRAFDVAPDLITFAKGVNSGYVPLGGVLIAERIAQRYDHTVYPGGLTYAGHPLACAAGVASIGVFERDGILEHVRSVGADVLGKGLHELASRHPSVGEVRGLGFFWALDLVRDPQTREPLVPFAAAGAAAEPMAKVTAAAKARGLWPFNAGNRFQIAPPLTTSADELRLGLEIVDEVLEVADAYVR from the coding sequence TTGGTAGATCACGTCTTCTATCCGTGGAGCGCGCAGGCCGAGCTGAATCCGGTGCCGATCACGGGTGCCTCCGGCGCGTATTTCTGGGACGACCAGGGCAACCGCTACCTCGACTTCTGCTCGCAGATGGTCAATGTCAATATCGGGCACCAGCATCCGGATATCGTCGCGGCGATCGTCGCGCAGGCGCAGGTGCTCACCACCATCTCGCCGACCATGGGCAACGAGGTGCGCAGCGAGCTGGCCCGGCTCATCGTCGAGCGGGCGCCGGGTGACCTGAACCGCATCCTGTTCACCACCGGCGGCGCGGAGGCCATCGAGCACGCGGTGCGGCTGGCGCGCAGCTTCACCGGCCGCACCAAGATGCTGTCCGCGTACCGCTCCTATCACGGCGGCACCGGCACCGCGATCGGTCTGACCGGGGAGCCGCGGCGCTGGGGCGCGGAGCCGACGAACGTCGACGTGGTCCGGTTCTTCGGGCCGTATCCCTACCGATCCCCTTGGGGCACAAGCTCTCCCGAGGAGGAGACGGCCGCCGCGCTGAACCATCTGCGACAGGTGATCGAACTGGAAGGCCCGCAGAACATCGCGGGCCTGATCCTGGAGACGGTGGTCGGCACCAACGGTGTGCTGATCCCGCCGCCGGGCTACCTGGCGGGCGTGCGCGCGCTGTGCGACGAGTTCGGCATCGTCTACATCGCCGACGAGGTGATGGTCGGCTTCGGCCGGATCGGGGAGTGGTTCGCCGTGCGCGCCTTCGACGTCGCGCCCGACCTCATCACCTTCGCCAAAGGCGTGAACTCGGGCTATGTTCCGCTCGGCGGCGTGCTCATCGCCGAACGGATCGCGCAGCGCTACGACCACACCGTCTATCCCGGTGGGCTCACGTATGCGGGACATCCGCTGGCTTGCGCGGCCGGGGTCGCTTCGATCGGCGTCTTCGAACGGGACGGCATCCTCGAGCACGTGCGCTCGGTCGGCGCGGACGTGCTCGGAAAAGGCTTGCACGAGTTGGCTTCCCGGCATCCCAGCGTCGGCGAGGTGCGCGGGCTCGGCTTCTTCTGGGCGCTGGATCTGGTCCGCGACCCGCAGACCCGGGAGCCGCTGGTTCCGTTCGCTGCCGCGGGGGCGGCCGCGGAGCCGATGGCGAAGGTGACCGCCGCCGCGAAGGCGCGGGGGCTGTGGCCGTTCAACGCGGGCAACCGTTTTCAGATCGCGCCGCCGCTCACCACCTCGGCGGACGAACTGCGCCTCGGCCTGGAGATCGTCGACGAGGTCCTGGAGGTCGCCGACGCCTACGTGCGGTGA
- a CDS encoding ABC transporter substrate-binding protein — protein sequence MTRSTKRFRACLALVTLAAAALTGCGTTDGGSTTTADGLTKVRLQLQWFKQGQFAGYLAAVDQGFYKEQGLSVEILDGGTDIVPQTVLAQGQADYAIAWVPKALASREAGAGITEVAQIFQRSGTKQVSFKSENIAGPAALRGKTVGNWGYGNEFELFAGMTKAGIDPAKDVKLVQQQFDMNAFLAKDIAAAQAMSYNEYAQLLETKNPATGKLYTADDFTTIDWNDQGVAMLQDAIWANTEKLQDPKYQEQTTKFVAASLKGWAFCRDNVDKCRDITVAAGATLGASHQQWQINEVNKLIWPSPAGIGMVDKAAWDRTVQIAKDTKNQEGVTVLKKDPDASAYTNEYVTKALELLKSGGTDVTGAGYAPSPVTLNEGGK from the coding sequence ATGACCCGATCCACCAAGCGATTCCGTGCCTGTCTCGCGCTGGTCACGCTGGCCGCGGCCGCGCTGACCGGCTGCGGCACCACCGACGGCGGCTCGACCACCACGGCCGACGGCCTCACCAAGGTCCGGCTGCAGTTGCAGTGGTTCAAACAGGGCCAGTTCGCCGGTTATCTGGCCGCGGTCGATCAGGGCTTCTATAAGGAGCAGGGACTGTCGGTCGAAATCCTGGACGGCGGAACGGATATCGTCCCGCAGACCGTGCTGGCGCAGGGACAGGCCGACTACGCGATCGCCTGGGTGCCCAAGGCGCTCGCGTCCCGCGAGGCAGGGGCGGGCATCACCGAGGTCGCGCAGATCTTCCAGCGCTCGGGCACCAAGCAGGTGTCGTTCAAGTCGGAGAACATCGCGGGCCCCGCCGCGCTGCGCGGCAAGACGGTCGGGAACTGGGGCTACGGCAACGAGTTCGAGCTGTTCGCGGGCATGACCAAGGCGGGCATCGATCCGGCGAAGGACGTCAAGCTGGTACAGCAGCAGTTCGATATGAACGCGTTCCTTGCCAAGGACATCGCCGCCGCCCAGGCCATGTCGTACAACGAGTACGCCCAGCTGCTGGAGACGAAGAACCCGGCGACCGGAAAGCTCTACACCGCAGACGATTTCACCACCATCGACTGGAACGACCAGGGCGTCGCGATGCTGCAGGACGCGATCTGGGCCAACACCGAGAAGTTGCAGGACCCGAAATATCAGGAGCAGACCACGAAATTCGTCGCGGCGTCGCTGAAGGGCTGGGCCTTCTGCCGCGACAACGTCGACAAGTGCCGTGACATCACCGTCGCCGCGGGCGCCACCCTGGGCGCGTCCCATCAGCAGTGGCAGATCAACGAGGTGAACAAGCTGATCTGGCCCTCGCCCGCGGGCATCGGCATGGTGGACAAGGCCGCGTGGGATCGCACGGTGCAGATCGCCAAGGACACCAAGAACCAGGAGGGCGTCACGGTCCTGAAGAAGGACCCGGACGCGAGCGCGTACACGAACGAATACGTCACCAAGGCACTGGAATTGCTGAAGTCCGGTGGCACCGACGTGACCGGTGCGGGCTACGCGCCGAGCCCGGTCACGCTGAACGAAGGAGGCAAATAA
- a CDS encoding ABC transporter permease, translating to MTSWKTLLPWRIVLPPLLFGVGGLLLWQLLTTVAGVPSFLLPAPSAIASEFTANFDRIFDASTATGTNALLGLLAGGVLGIVAAIVAVRFQLVDGLLTPLAAAAAAVPIVALAPLLNSMYSTTTDTPRRMVVTIVVFFPMFVSTARGLRQVPQVHTDLMTSYAAGGWQVTRTVRLPAALPHLFTGLRIAAPGAVIAAVIAEYFGGLQNGLGSRITSAAANTAYPRAWAYVVGAMLVGLLFLAAVLILEQLTRRPRSTLWSTR from the coding sequence ATGACATCCTGGAAGACGCTGCTGCCGTGGCGAATAGTGCTGCCGCCGTTGCTATTCGGTGTCGGCGGACTCCTGCTGTGGCAGCTGCTCACCACCGTGGCCGGGGTGCCCTCGTTCCTGCTGCCCGCGCCGAGCGCGATCGCGAGCGAGTTCACCGCGAATTTCGACCGCATCTTCGACGCGTCGACCGCGACCGGCACCAACGCGCTGCTCGGCCTGCTGGCCGGCGGCGTGCTCGGCATCGTCGCCGCGATCGTCGCGGTGCGGTTCCAGTTGGTGGACGGCCTGCTCACACCGCTCGCCGCCGCGGCGGCCGCGGTGCCGATCGTCGCCCTTGCGCCGCTGCTGAATTCGATGTATTCGACGACGACCGACACCCCGCGCCGGATGGTCGTCACCATCGTCGTGTTCTTCCCGATGTTCGTCAGCACGGCGCGCGGCCTGCGTCAGGTGCCGCAGGTGCACACCGACCTGATGACCTCGTACGCGGCGGGCGGCTGGCAGGTCACCCGGACGGTCCGGCTGCCCGCGGCGCTGCCGCACCTGTTCACCGGCCTGCGCATCGCCGCGCCCGGCGCGGTGATCGCGGCCGTCATCGCCGAGTATTTCGGCGGCCTGCAGAACGGGCTCGGCAGCCGGATCACCTCGGCCGCCGCCAATACCGCCTATCCGCGCGCGTGGGCCTACGTGGTCGGCGCCATGCTCGTCGGCCTGCTGTTCCTCGCCGCCGTACTCATCCTCGAACAACTCACCCGTAGACCCCGCAGCACCCTCTGGAGCACCCGATGA
- a CDS encoding ABC transporter ATP-binding protein, whose amino-acid sequence MTAKARPAVATAAPDPADEQVGAADLAEPATQRLAAVELGHVGKIFAAGSVTALSDVSLTVAAGEFVSLIGPSGCGKSTLLRIVADLEQPTSGTVTVHGKSARQARLDQDYGIAFQQSGLLDWRTVQANVELPLELHKVPRGERRSRSAELLELAGLSEFAKRYPAELSGGMQQRVAIVRALATKPSLLLMDEPFGALDEMTRERMQTELLRIAGETEAAVVFVTHSIPEAVFLSDRVVVMSPRPGRITEIVPTGGWGRRDAAAAADDVRSSAAFFEAVAAVREALRGGPGDTGAVAGRDVR is encoded by the coding sequence TTGACCGCCAAAGCAAGACCGGCCGTCGCCACCGCGGCGCCGGACCCGGCGGACGAGCAGGTGGGTGCCGCCGATCTCGCCGAACCGGCCACCCAGCGGCTCGCCGCGGTCGAACTCGGGCATGTGGGCAAGATCTTCGCCGCGGGCTCGGTCACCGCGCTGTCGGACGTCTCGCTCACCGTGGCCGCGGGCGAATTCGTGTCGCTGATCGGCCCTTCCGGCTGCGGTAAGTCGACCCTGCTGCGGATCGTCGCCGACTTGGAGCAGCCGACCAGCGGAACCGTGACCGTGCACGGCAAGAGCGCGCGGCAGGCCCGGCTCGATCAGGACTACGGCATCGCGTTCCAGCAGTCCGGCCTGCTCGACTGGCGCACCGTGCAGGCCAATGTCGAACTGCCGCTCGAATTGCACAAGGTACCGCGCGGCGAACGCCGTTCGCGCAGTGCGGAACTGCTGGAGCTGGCCGGGCTGAGCGAGTTCGCCAAGCGCTATCCCGCCGAGCTGTCCGGTGGCATGCAGCAGCGGGTCGCGATCGTGCGGGCGCTGGCGACCAAGCCGTCGCTGCTGCTGATGGACGAACCGTTCGGCGCGCTCGACGAGATGACGCGCGAGCGGATGCAGACCGAACTGTTGCGGATCGCGGGGGAGACCGAGGCAGCGGTGGTGTTCGTGACGCACTCCATCCCGGAGGCGGTGTTCCTGTCCGATCGGGTGGTGGTGATGTCGCCGCGGCCGGGCCGGATCACCGAGATCGTGCCGACCGGCGGCTGGGGCCGTCGCGATGCCGCCGCGGCCGCCGACGATGTGCGTTCCAGCGCGGCATTTTTCGAGGCGGTGGCCGCGGTACGGGAGGCGCTGCGCGGCGGGCCGGGCGATACCGGCGCGGTCGCGGGTCGGGACGTGCGATGA
- a CDS encoding ABC transporter permease, protein MRGSWVRTGYAVAVFVLVVGVWELVKFAVPEQGVSIGEQRILPRTGDGALPHVWSVVTVLGERDGAGTVGGTLLRTAGFTLGLALLALAIGAVVGVLLAVLMQRFAWVERGLLPYIIVSQTVPLIALAPLVAGWGGKIVIAGEPWRPWMSIAVIASYLAFFPVAVGMLRGLQAPSKASVELLHSYSASWWETLVRLRFPAAVPHLLPALRLAAAASVIGAVVAEISTGTAGGIGRQIIVFAQQATGDASRLYAAVLAAALLGVVITAVVGLAERSLRRYSRPPGSVDAAKAGR, encoded by the coding sequence ATGAGGGGTAGTTGGGTGCGGACCGGCTATGCGGTAGCCGTGTTCGTTCTGGTCGTCGGGGTGTGGGAGCTGGTCAAGTTCGCGGTGCCCGAACAAGGGGTAAGCATCGGCGAGCAGCGGATCCTGCCGCGCACGGGTGACGGCGCGTTGCCGCACGTGTGGTCGGTGGTGACGGTGCTCGGCGAGCGCGACGGCGCCGGCACGGTGGGCGGAACATTGTTGCGCACAGCGGGATTCACCTTGGGACTCGCCTTGCTCGCGCTGGCGATCGGGGCGGTGGTCGGGGTGCTGCTCGCCGTGCTGATGCAGCGCTTCGCCTGGGTGGAGCGCGGGCTGCTGCCCTATATCATTGTGTCGCAGACGGTTCCACTGATTGCCCTGGCGCCGCTGGTGGCGGGCTGGGGCGGCAAGATCGTGATCGCGGGCGAGCCGTGGCGGCCGTGGATGAGTATCGCGGTGATCGCGTCCTATCTGGCGTTCTTCCCGGTGGCGGTCGGCATGCTGCGCGGTTTGCAGGCCCCGTCGAAGGCATCGGTGGAGCTGCTGCACAGCTATTCGGCTAGTTGGTGGGAAACGTTGGTGCGCTTACGTTTTCCCGCCGCCGTGCCGCATCTGCTGCCCGCGCTGCGGTTGGCCGCGGCGGCGTCGGTGATCGGTGCGGTCGTCGCCGAGATCTCCACCGGCACCGCGGGCGGCATCGGCCGCCAGATCATCGTGTTCGCCCAGCAGGCCACCGGCGACGCGTCGCGGCTGTACGCGGCCGTGCTCGCCGCGGCCCTGCTCGGCGTCGTGATCACCGCCGTCGTCGGCCTCGCCGAACGGTCGCTGCGGCGTTACAGCCGGCCGCCCGGTTCGGTCGACGCCGCGAAGGCCGGCCGATGA
- a CDS encoding TIGR03842 family LLM class F420-dependent oxidoreductase, whose product MDIGVVLQCTPPASRVVELARQAETHGFSHVWTFDSHLLWQEPYVIYSQILAATRKVVVGPMVTNPATRDWTVTASTFATLNDMFGNRTVCGIGRGDSAVRTLGGKPSNLATLRESIEVIRELGNGRSARVDDTIVRFPWAASSRLEVWVAGYGPRALDLTGEVADGFILQLADPDITAWTIARVRAAAERAGRDPGAVRICVAAPAYVTDGSAAALAHAREQCRWFGGMVGNHVADIVAKYGTGSDVPAALTEYIAGRQGYDYNQHGRAGNTHAEFVPDAIVDRFCLLGTPDDQLARLRELEKLGVDQFAVYLQHDAKTATLEAYGESVLPRLAHPVTATEGA is encoded by the coding sequence ATGGACATCGGTGTGGTGCTGCAATGCACGCCGCCCGCCTCCCGGGTGGTCGAACTGGCCCGGCAAGCCGAAACACACGGCTTCTCCCACGTCTGGACCTTCGACTCCCATCTGCTGTGGCAGGAGCCCTACGTCATCTACAGCCAGATCCTGGCGGCCACCAGGAAGGTCGTCGTCGGCCCGATGGTGACCAACCCGGCCACCAGGGACTGGACCGTGACCGCGTCCACCTTCGCGACGCTGAACGACATGTTCGGCAACCGCACCGTCTGCGGGATCGGCCGCGGCGATTCGGCGGTCCGCACGCTCGGCGGCAAACCGAGCAACCTGGCGACGTTGCGCGAATCCATCGAGGTGATCCGGGAACTCGGCAACGGGCGCAGCGCCCGGGTGGACGACACCATCGTGCGCTTTCCCTGGGCCGCGAGTTCCCGGCTCGAGGTGTGGGTGGCCGGATATGGTCCGCGCGCACTGGATCTCACCGGCGAGGTAGCCGACGGATTCATTCTGCAGCTGGCCGACCCGGATATCACCGCGTGGACCATCGCCCGGGTGCGGGCCGCCGCCGAACGGGCCGGTCGCGATCCGGGCGCGGTGCGGATCTGTGTCGCCGCACCGGCTTACGTCACCGACGGGTCGGCGGCCGCGCTGGCGCACGCCCGCGAGCAGTGCCGGTGGTTCGGCGGCATGGTCGGCAACCACGTGGCCGATATCGTCGCGAAATACGGGACGGGCAGCGATGTTCCGGCCGCGCTCACCGAATACATCGCGGGCAGGCAGGGTTACGACTACAACCAGCACGGCCGCGCGGGCAACACGCACGCGGAGTTCGTCCCCGACGCCATCGTGGACCGCTTCTGCCTGCTCGGCACGCCCGACGATCAGCTGGCCCGGCTACGCGAGCTGGAGAAACTCGGCGTCGATCAGTTCGCGGTGTACCTGCAGCACGACGCGAAGACGGCCACGCTCGAGGCCTACGGCGAATCGGTGCTGCCCCGGCTGGCGCACCCGGTGACCGCCACGGAGGGCGCTTGA
- the hydA gene encoding dihydropyrimidinase — translation MTLTFIHGGTVVSATGSQLLDVLVDGETIAAVLQPGTTTLGADLAATADVVLDATGKYVIPGGVDGHTHMQMPFGGTEASDTFETGTRAAAWGGTTTIVDFVVQTPGERLQDTLGAWHRKADGKCAVDYGFHQIIGEVNDESLKGMSELVSEGVTSFKLFMAYPGVFYSTDGQILRAMQAAGDLGALLMMHAENGIAIDVLVEQAIARGDTAPYFHGTSRPWQMEEEATHRAIMLAQLTGAPLYVVHVSAKQALEQIATARGNGQNVFGETCPQYLYLSLEEQLGAPGFEGAKWVCSTPLRARAEGHQDELWRYLRTGDVTTVSTDHCPFCMKDQKEMGVGDFSKIPNGIGGVEHRMDLMFQGVKSGRISLERWVEVCCTTPARMFGMYPRKGVISPGADADIVVYDPNGHTSIGLGKTHHMNMDYSAYEGFEIDGHVDTVLSRGRVIVDAGEYRGSAGHGRFVKRALSQNLI, via the coding sequence ATGACGCTGACATTCATCCACGGCGGCACGGTGGTCTCGGCCACCGGTTCGCAACTGCTCGATGTGCTGGTGGACGGTGAAACCATCGCTGCCGTACTGCAACCCGGCACCACGACGCTCGGTGCGGACCTCGCCGCGACCGCCGATGTCGTGCTCGACGCGACCGGCAAGTACGTGATTCCCGGTGGTGTGGACGGGCATACGCACATGCAGATGCCGTTCGGCGGCACCGAGGCCTCGGACACGTTCGAGACCGGCACCCGTGCGGCCGCCTGGGGCGGCACCACCACGATCGTCGATTTCGTGGTGCAGACGCCGGGGGAGCGGTTGCAGGACACGCTCGGCGCCTGGCATCGGAAGGCGGACGGCAAGTGTGCGGTCGACTACGGCTTCCACCAGATCATCGGCGAGGTGAACGACGAATCCCTCAAGGGGATGAGCGAACTGGTGTCGGAGGGTGTCACCAGTTTCAAGCTGTTCATGGCCTATCCGGGCGTCTTCTATTCCACCGACGGCCAGATCCTGCGCGCCATGCAGGCGGCGGGCGATCTCGGCGCGCTGCTGATGATGCACGCGGAGAACGGGATCGCCATCGACGTGCTGGTCGAGCAGGCCATCGCCCGCGGCGACACCGCCCCGTACTTCCACGGGACCAGCAGGCCGTGGCAGATGGAGGAGGAGGCGACCCATCGCGCGATCATGTTGGCGCAGTTGACCGGTGCGCCGCTGTACGTGGTGCACGTGTCGGCGAAGCAGGCGCTGGAGCAGATCGCGACCGCACGTGGCAACGGCCAGAACGTGTTCGGCGAGACGTGTCCGCAGTACCTGTACCTGTCGCTCGAAGAGCAGTTGGGCGCACCGGGTTTCGAGGGCGCCAAATGGGTGTGCTCGACGCCGCTGCGGGCCAGGGCGGAGGGTCATCAGGACGAGCTGTGGCGCTACCTGCGCACCGGCGATGTGACCACGGTCAGCACCGATCACTGCCCGTTCTGCATGAAGGACCAGAAGGAAATGGGCGTCGGCGACTTCAGCAAGATCCCGAACGGGATCGGCGGCGTCGAGCACCGGATGGATCTGATGTTCCAGGGCGTCAAGAGCGGCCGGATCTCGCTGGAACGCTGGGTCGAGGTCTGCTGCACCACGCCCGCGCGCATGTTCGGCATGTATCCGCGCAAGGGCGTGATCAGTCCGGGCGCGGACGCCGACATCGTGGTCTATGACCCCAACGGGCACACCAGCATCGGGCTCGGCAAGACCCATCACATGAACATGGATTATTCGGCGTACGAGGGTTTCGAGATCGACGGTCACGTCGATACCGTGCTGTCGCGCGGCCGGGTGATCGTCGACGCCGGCGAGTATCGGGGCAGCGCCGGGCACGGCCGGTTCGTCAAACGCGCGCTGTCGCAGAACCTGATCTGA